A single region of the Halorubrum depositum genome encodes:
- a CDS encoding SdpI family protein: MSSRHRFLIAAVVIVSSGVASVLAAPDLPAQMATHWNAAGQPDGTMSKPVALALLPGISAALLVLFAVIPRVGPLRENIAGFRPVYDWFVVVFAVFMTVIHGGILVFNLGYEFDFTLLVLAAVAGLFYYVGVLLTHTERNWFVGIRTPWTLSSDEVWDRTHRLGGRLFKLTAVLALIGLLFGEYAVYFLLVPALLTAGVTVVYSYYLYERIERGADAESDR; this comes from the coding sequence ATGAGTTCGCGTCACCGGTTTCTCATCGCGGCGGTCGTCATCGTCAGTTCAGGCGTGGCGAGTGTGCTCGCCGCGCCGGACCTCCCGGCTCAGATGGCGACACACTGGAACGCCGCTGGGCAACCGGACGGAACGATGTCGAAGCCCGTTGCCCTCGCCCTCCTTCCGGGGATCTCCGCCGCGCTTCTCGTTCTCTTCGCAGTCATTCCGCGCGTCGGGCCGCTCCGAGAGAACATCGCCGGATTCCGTCCCGTGTACGACTGGTTCGTCGTCGTGTTCGCGGTGTTCATGACGGTGATTCACGGCGGGATCCTCGTGTTCAACCTCGGCTACGAATTCGACTTCACGCTCCTCGTCCTCGCCGCCGTCGCGGGCCTCTTCTACTACGTGGGAGTGTTACTCACCCACACGGAACGCAACTGGTTCGTCGGCATCCGGACGCCGTGGACGCTCTCGAGTGACGAGGTGTGGGATCGAACCCACCGGCTCGGGGGCAGGCTGTTCAAACTCACTGCGGTTCTCGCGCTCATCGGCCTCCTCTTCGGTGAGTACGCAGTCTACTTCCTCCTCGTCCCGGCGCTTCTGACAGCGGGCGTCACCGTGGTCTATTCGTACTACCTGTACGAACGGATCGAGCGCGGCGCAGACGCGGAGTCCGACCGGTAA
- a CDS encoding rhodanese-like domain-containing protein has product MSEAAEEVNTYSTTDAIERFGEDGVTFVDVRDTSESLEHGEIPGAVHAPRGMLEFHIDPESPYFISEFGDDSEFVFVCAIGSRSLLAAQRAKEMGLDRVANVEGGFNAWREAGGAIDGPRPTM; this is encoded by the coding sequence ATGAGCGAAGCGGCCGAGGAGGTCAATACGTACTCAACGACGGACGCTATCGAGCGGTTCGGTGAGGACGGCGTTACGTTCGTCGACGTCCGCGACACGTCTGAATCGCTCGAACACGGCGAGATACCGGGCGCGGTGCACGCACCGAGAGGGATGCTCGAATTCCACATCGATCCCGAGAGTCCCTACTTCATCAGCGAGTTCGGTGACGACTCCGAGTTCGTCTTCGTTTGCGCAATCGGGAGTCGGTCATTACTCGCCGCACAGCGCGCCAAGGAGATGGGACTCGACCGGGTTGCGAACGTCGAGGGTGGGTTCAACGCTTGGAGAGAGGCCGGTGGCGCTATCGACGGGCCCCGCCCGACGATGTGA
- the arcD gene encoding arginine/ornithine antiporter ArcD: MARSFTPTTYEDIDPDRRPSLAAALVPVLAVVAFLGVGSAVLGLDPHAPLLWSIAFVGAFGLRLGYDWDDLFDGIANGLVMGLQALLIIFTIYGLIATWVSAGTIPGLMYFGLETLTPATFLPAAAVVAAVVAFAIGSSWTTVGTLGVAFVGIGAGLGVPDPMTVGAVLSGAYAGDKQSPLSDTTNLAAGVANTDLYAHIRRMRTGTLIAFGLAVLGFLALGLRASGAIPAGRIAEIQGALAGTYAITLLAFVPLAVTFGLALRGYAPLPTLVAGVFAGVLTTVFVQGAGFVAAWDTFMYGTAPESGSELVNELLATGGLTGSAWTITVVVAALSLGGILERTGVLAVIAHAFTSSVKSPGALVAGTGVSAIVINALTAQQYMSIVLPSVTLRNTYEEFGMDTDQLSRAVEAAGTPTGALFPWHAGAVYMAGVTGVPTLEYAPYYLFAFLSPLVLFAMAATGYSLNATPTDAGGVGAAATTTAATDDD; the protein is encoded by the coding sequence ATGGCACGCTCGTTCACGCCCACGACGTACGAGGACATCGACCCGGACCGCCGCCCGAGCCTCGCGGCGGCGCTGGTCCCGGTCCTCGCGGTCGTGGCGTTCCTCGGCGTCGGCTCGGCCGTCCTCGGCCTCGACCCGCACGCCCCGCTCCTCTGGAGTATCGCCTTCGTCGGCGCCTTCGGCCTCCGGCTCGGCTACGACTGGGACGACCTGTTCGACGGGATCGCGAACGGCCTCGTGATGGGGCTCCAGGCGCTGCTCATCATCTTCACCATCTACGGGCTCATCGCGACGTGGGTGAGCGCCGGGACGATCCCGGGGCTCATGTACTTCGGGCTGGAGACGCTCACGCCCGCGACGTTCCTCCCCGCCGCCGCGGTCGTCGCCGCGGTCGTCGCCTTCGCGATCGGCTCCTCGTGGACCACCGTCGGCACGCTCGGCGTCGCCTTCGTCGGCATCGGCGCGGGGCTCGGCGTCCCGGACCCGATGACGGTCGGCGCCGTCCTCTCGGGCGCGTACGCCGGCGACAAGCAGTCGCCGCTCTCGGACACGACGAACCTCGCCGCCGGGGTGGCGAACACGGACCTGTACGCGCACATCCGCCGAATGCGGACCGGCACCCTGATCGCGTTCGGGCTCGCGGTGCTCGGCTTCCTCGCGCTCGGGCTCCGCGCCAGCGGCGCCATCCCCGCGGGACGGATCGCCGAGATCCAGGGCGCGCTCGCTGGGACCTACGCGATCACGCTGCTCGCGTTCGTCCCGCTCGCCGTCACCTTCGGGCTGGCGCTGCGCGGGTACGCCCCGCTCCCGACGCTCGTCGCCGGCGTCTTCGCCGGCGTGCTCACGACCGTGTTCGTGCAGGGCGCCGGCTTCGTCGCCGCGTGGGACACGTTCATGTACGGGACCGCGCCCGAGTCCGGCTCCGAGCTGGTGAACGAGCTGCTCGCGACCGGCGGCCTCACCGGCTCCGCGTGGACGATCACGGTCGTCGTCGCGGCCCTCTCGCTCGGCGGCATCCTCGAGCGGACCGGCGTGCTGGCCGTGATCGCCCACGCGTTCACCTCGTCCGTGAAGAGCCCGGGCGCGCTGGTCGCCGGGACCGGCGTCTCGGCGATCGTCATCAACGCGCTCACCGCCCAGCAGTACATGAGCATCGTCCTCCCGAGCGTCACGCTCCGGAACACCTACGAGGAGTTCGGGATGGACACCGACCAGCTCTCGCGCGCCGTCGAGGCCGCGGGGACGCCGACCGGCGCGCTGTTCCCGTGGCACGCGGGCGCCGTCTACATGGCGGGCGTCACCGGCGTGCCGACGCTGGAGTACGCGCCGTACTACCTGTTCGCGTTCCTCTCGCCGCTCGTGCTGTTCGCTATGGCCGCGACCGGCTACAGCCTGAACGCGACGCCGACCGACGCGGGCGGCGTCGGTGCGGCGGCGACGACGACCGCCGCCACCGACGACGACTGA